One genomic segment of Panicum virgatum strain AP13 chromosome 2N, P.virgatum_v5, whole genome shotgun sequence includes these proteins:
- the LOC120661475 gene encoding rab3 GTPase-activating protein catalytic subunit-like isoform X1, which produces MMPPHHHGPAIQRPRAAGSNGPLNFAQKFHPCHYQIPFFKIKIEGSLPHASAPLPPHAPSCAAPGHCQVGPTMQQPPPPAPAAAPFSSAPAPQSLVSRARTAIHSAAARVLTDIKADLRDADGSGGRSRAPSPRTSLDREAEAGFTGQERDLKPPSPRDEVTETSPSGNEDCSSIPIESTSSTKLAFPPASVVKQLVAAIENGKNFKSMSDMRSAGDQLLKEKAGLSLSVVKSLVRRDKEERLSSEFFGDEETQSLMYSLFKLEEQFPHDGNNGNPELIHSRSLSKDLQGAPPGSFIHHLAEVIGSISSVHKMAFFWQSVVLELRKLWSDWQPVPRMPLDAAPDLNSCLLHQEIQVVNCCIARKKRRKAAKESLDSLLKQASIDNSKPRSSNGESPESEMYARDCTGDYVLRLGADRLSENLTLLETGEPIYSPTLQEGPIMTAELIKETEELVLRTGSLGAGCSQLLSDMQAFKAANPGCVLEDFVRWHSPPDWSEDCAANSTTVGEGSSRRGRLSDRMQTKEGNLWKELWEAAKPIPAVEQTPIYDEDLAVESIFDALEVIEPSKLFEQLLAVILSVCFVTAESVLAADSSLSKLFYDCKDYIAGIYQDDMSKEKLDEICKVYETMEAIVTHPEEALQIMEQPDEKSLENKNRFKLKLNFMAKDRPLWKRPPKDEKRMSPKDDKNTLEEKNTKIFSNLFDKKVSIFSKKNVKSSEVPPTPPSSSPGPFDESEWTIL; this is translated from the exons ATGATGCCACCCCATCATCACGGCCCAGCCATCCAACGGCCGAGAGCGGCGGGATCGAACGGTCCCCTGAATTTCGCCCAGAAATTCCACCCCTGCCACTACCAAATCCCGTTTTTTAAAATCAAAATAGAAGGCTCCCTTCCCCATGCTTCAGCTCCCCTCCCCCCGCATGCGCCCTCCTGCGCAGCTCCGGGCCACTGCCAGGTAGGCCCCACCATGCAGCAGCCGCCTCccccggcccccgccgccgcgcccttctcgtcggcgccggcgccgcagtcGCTCGTCTCTCGTGCGCGCACGGCGatccactccgccgccgcccgcgtgctCACCGACATCAAGGCCGACCTCCGCG ATGCGGACGGATCCGGCGGGCGAAGCAGGGCGCCGTCGCCGAGGACTTCGCTGGATCGGGAGGCTGAAGCGGGCTTCACGGGGCAGGAGCGGGACCTCAAGCCACCGTCGCCGCGTGATGAG GTAACAGAAACAAGCCCTTCAGGGAACGAGGATTGCTCAAGCATACCAATTGAATCAACTTCTTCAACAAAGCTGGCCTTTCCTCCAGCTTCAGTGGTTAAACAACTGGTAGCTGCCATTGA AAAtggaaaaaatttcaagtcAATGAGTGATATGAGGTCTGCTGGAGACCAATTACTGAAAGAGAAGGCAGGCTTGAGCTTATCTGTTGTTAAATCACTTGTTCGACgcgacaaggaagaaagattgAGTTCTGAATTTTTTGGTGATGAAGAAACTCAATCTTTGATGTACTCTCTGTTCAAATTAG AGGAACAGTTTCCACATGATGGAAATAATGGTAACCCCGAATTGATTCATTCAAGATCTCTGTCCAAGGATCTACAGGGTGCGCCACCTGGAAGTTTTATTCATCATTTAGCAGAGGTTATTGGCAGCATTAGTTCTGTGCACAAGATGGCATTCTTTTGGCAGTCAGTTGTTCTTGAG TTAAGGAAACTGTGGTCTGATTGGCAACCTGTGCCTCGAATGCCATTGGATGCTGCTCCGGACTTGAATTCTTGTTTACTACATCAGGAGATACAAGTCGTAAATTGCTGCATTGCcaggaaaaagagaagaaaagcaGCAAAGGAGTCACTGGATTCCTTGCTAAAGCAGGCAAGTATTGATAACTCAAAACCCAGGTCTTCAAATGGTGAGTCTCCTGAAAGCGAGATGTATGCAAGAGATTGTACTGGTGATTATGTTCTTCGACTTGGTGCTGATCGTTTATCCGAGAACTTAACATTGCTGGAGACTGGTGAGCCTATCTATTCCCCAACACTGCAG GAAGGCCCTATCATGACAGCAGAGCTTATAAAAGAAACAGAGGAGCTTGTCTTACGGACAGGGAG tctcggTGCCGGATGCTCTCAACTTCTATCAGATATGCAGGCTTTTAAG GCAGCAAATCCAGGATGTGTTCTGGAAGACTTTGTTAGATGGCACTCTCCACCTGATTGGTCTGAAGACTGTGCAGCAAACAGTACCACTGTAGGGGAAGGCTCATCTAGACGTGGGCGGTTAAGTGATAGAATGCAAACAAAAG AAGGAAACTTGTGGAAGGAATTGTGGGAGGCTGCAAAACCTATACCTGCTGTCGAACAGACTCCTATATATGATGAAGATTTAGCAGT GGAGAGCATCTTTGATGCCTTGGAAGTTATTGAGCCATCTAAACTGTTTGAGCAGCTGCTTGCTGTCATT CTTTCTGTATGCTTTGTGACAGCAGAATCAGTTCTAGCAGCAGATAGCAGCCTGTCAAAATTATTCTATGATTGCAAGGACTACATAGCTGGCATTTACCAAGATGACATGTCAAAAGAGAAGCTAGATGAAATCTGCAAG GTGTATGAGACAATGGAAGCCATAGTAACCCACCCTGAAGAAGCTCTCCAGATCATGGAGCAACCTGATGAAAAATCTCTTGAAAATAAAAATCGTTTCAAGCTGAAACTCAACTTTATGGCCAAGGATCGCCCACTCTGGAAGCGCCCGCCAAAGGATGAGAAGAGGATGTCTCCAAAGGATGACAAAAACACATTGGAGGAAAAGAACACCAAGATATTCTCCAACCTTTTTGACAAGAAGGTCTCCATATTTTCTAAGAAGAATGTGAAATCATCGGAGGTGCCACCGACACCACCGTCTTCTTCGCCAGGGCCATTTGACGAGAGTGAGTGGACGATTTTGTAG
- the LOC120661475 gene encoding rab3 GTPase-activating protein catalytic subunit-like isoform X2: protein MMPPHHHGPAIQRPRAAGSNGPLNFAQKFHPCHYQIPFFKIKIEGSLPHASAPLPPHAPSCAAPGHCQVGPTMQQPPPPAPQSLVSRARTAIHSAAARVLTDIKADLRDADGSGGRSRAPSPRTSLDREAEAGFTGQERDLKPPSPRDEVTETSPSGNEDCSSIPIESTSSTKLAFPPASVVKQLVAAIENGKNFKSMSDMRSAGDQLLKEKAGLSLSVVKSLVRRDKEERLSSEFFGDEETQSLMYSLFKLEEQFPHDGNNGNPELIHSRSLSKDLQGAPPGSFIHHLAEVIGSISSVHKMAFFWQSVVLELRKLWSDWQPVPRMPLDAAPDLNSCLLHQEIQVVNCCIARKKRRKAAKESLDSLLKQASIDNSKPRSSNGESPESEMYARDCTGDYVLRLGADRLSENLTLLETGEPIYSPTLQEGPIMTAELIKETEELVLRTGSLGAGCSQLLSDMQAFKAANPGCVLEDFVRWHSPPDWSEDCAANSTTVGEGSSRRGRLSDRMQTKEGNLWKELWEAAKPIPAVEQTPIYDEDLAVESIFDALEVIEPSKLFEQLLAVILSVCFVTAESVLAADSSLSKLFYDCKDYIAGIYQDDMSKEKLDEICKVYETMEAIVTHPEEALQIMEQPDEKSLENKNRFKLKLNFMAKDRPLWKRPPKDEKRMSPKDDKNTLEEKNTKIFSNLFDKKVSIFSKKNVKSSEVPPTPPSSSPGPFDESEWTIL from the exons ATGATGCCACCCCATCATCACGGCCCAGCCATCCAACGGCCGAGAGCGGCGGGATCGAACGGTCCCCTGAATTTCGCCCAGAAATTCCACCCCTGCCACTACCAAATCCCGTTTTTTAAAATCAAAATAGAAGGCTCCCTTCCCCATGCTTCAGCTCCCCTCCCCCCGCATGCGCCCTCCTGCGCAGCTCCGGGCCACTGCCAGGTAGGCCCCACCATGCAGCAGCCGCCTCcc ccggcgccgcagtcGCTCGTCTCTCGTGCGCGCACGGCGatccactccgccgccgcccgcgtgctCACCGACATCAAGGCCGACCTCCGCG ATGCGGACGGATCCGGCGGGCGAAGCAGGGCGCCGTCGCCGAGGACTTCGCTGGATCGGGAGGCTGAAGCGGGCTTCACGGGGCAGGAGCGGGACCTCAAGCCACCGTCGCCGCGTGATGAG GTAACAGAAACAAGCCCTTCAGGGAACGAGGATTGCTCAAGCATACCAATTGAATCAACTTCTTCAACAAAGCTGGCCTTTCCTCCAGCTTCAGTGGTTAAACAACTGGTAGCTGCCATTGA AAAtggaaaaaatttcaagtcAATGAGTGATATGAGGTCTGCTGGAGACCAATTACTGAAAGAGAAGGCAGGCTTGAGCTTATCTGTTGTTAAATCACTTGTTCGACgcgacaaggaagaaagattgAGTTCTGAATTTTTTGGTGATGAAGAAACTCAATCTTTGATGTACTCTCTGTTCAAATTAG AGGAACAGTTTCCACATGATGGAAATAATGGTAACCCCGAATTGATTCATTCAAGATCTCTGTCCAAGGATCTACAGGGTGCGCCACCTGGAAGTTTTATTCATCATTTAGCAGAGGTTATTGGCAGCATTAGTTCTGTGCACAAGATGGCATTCTTTTGGCAGTCAGTTGTTCTTGAG TTAAGGAAACTGTGGTCTGATTGGCAACCTGTGCCTCGAATGCCATTGGATGCTGCTCCGGACTTGAATTCTTGTTTACTACATCAGGAGATACAAGTCGTAAATTGCTGCATTGCcaggaaaaagagaagaaaagcaGCAAAGGAGTCACTGGATTCCTTGCTAAAGCAGGCAAGTATTGATAACTCAAAACCCAGGTCTTCAAATGGTGAGTCTCCTGAAAGCGAGATGTATGCAAGAGATTGTACTGGTGATTATGTTCTTCGACTTGGTGCTGATCGTTTATCCGAGAACTTAACATTGCTGGAGACTGGTGAGCCTATCTATTCCCCAACACTGCAG GAAGGCCCTATCATGACAGCAGAGCTTATAAAAGAAACAGAGGAGCTTGTCTTACGGACAGGGAG tctcggTGCCGGATGCTCTCAACTTCTATCAGATATGCAGGCTTTTAAG GCAGCAAATCCAGGATGTGTTCTGGAAGACTTTGTTAGATGGCACTCTCCACCTGATTGGTCTGAAGACTGTGCAGCAAACAGTACCACTGTAGGGGAAGGCTCATCTAGACGTGGGCGGTTAAGTGATAGAATGCAAACAAAAG AAGGAAACTTGTGGAAGGAATTGTGGGAGGCTGCAAAACCTATACCTGCTGTCGAACAGACTCCTATATATGATGAAGATTTAGCAGT GGAGAGCATCTTTGATGCCTTGGAAGTTATTGAGCCATCTAAACTGTTTGAGCAGCTGCTTGCTGTCATT CTTTCTGTATGCTTTGTGACAGCAGAATCAGTTCTAGCAGCAGATAGCAGCCTGTCAAAATTATTCTATGATTGCAAGGACTACATAGCTGGCATTTACCAAGATGACATGTCAAAAGAGAAGCTAGATGAAATCTGCAAG GTGTATGAGACAATGGAAGCCATAGTAACCCACCCTGAAGAAGCTCTCCAGATCATGGAGCAACCTGATGAAAAATCTCTTGAAAATAAAAATCGTTTCAAGCTGAAACTCAACTTTATGGCCAAGGATCGCCCACTCTGGAAGCGCCCGCCAAAGGATGAGAAGAGGATGTCTCCAAAGGATGACAAAAACACATTGGAGGAAAAGAACACCAAGATATTCTCCAACCTTTTTGACAAGAAGGTCTCCATATTTTCTAAGAAGAATGTGAAATCATCGGAGGTGCCACCGACACCACCGTCTTCTTCGCCAGGGCCATTTGACGAGAGTGAGTGGACGATTTTGTAG